The following proteins are encoded in a genomic region of Thalassophryne amazonica chromosome 5, fThaAma1.1, whole genome shotgun sequence:
- the LOC117509959 gene encoding beta-1,3-galactosyl-O-glycosyl-glycoprotein beta-1,6-N-acetylglucosaminyltransferase-like produces the protein MVILLSRGCILWWLKLCGVLGLLWMIFLLRSSNMNWVHSRRLRYDWLEYTDADNSPEKVCNCSAILHGEREALEQAKLLTITKEFLKRIQIPDEYYVNASQDCRNFKLSRKYVTFPLSQEEKEFPLAYSMVVHHKVQNFERLLRAIYAPQNIYCVHVDKKSKPSVVAAIMAITSCFPNVLMVSRRVSVVYAGWPRVQADLNCMANLYNSTTKWKYFINLCGQDFPLKTNLEIVRTLKALRGGNSLESEKMPNEKRWRMTYTHQIVDGILQRTGNTKGPPPFNLPIFSGNAYIVVSRGYIRNVLEDSRILALMEWFKDTYSPDEFLWATIQRIPGVSGSTRPHYKYDMSDINAVARLVKWLSLEHQNDAAYPACQGNHVRTICVYSAGDLEWMIKQHHLFANKFDADKDPIPIYCLEKYLRHKALSDGL, from the exons ATGGTGATACTGTTGAGCCGAGGTTGTATCCTATGGTGGCTGAAGCTCTGTGGTGTTCTAGGATTATTGTGGATGATTTTCTTACTCCGAAGCTCAAACATGAACTGGGTTCATAGCCGCAGGCTCAGGTATGACTGGTTGGAATATACAGATGCCGACAACAGCCCGGAGAAAGTGTGCAACTGTTCTGCAATCCTGCACGGAGAGAGGGAGGCACTGGAGCAAGCCAAGCTACTGACCATCACCAAAGAATTCCTCAAGCGTATCCAGATCCCAGATGAGTACTATGTCAATGCTTCCCAGGACTGCAG GAATTTCAAATTAAGCAGGAAGTATGTAACATTCCCTCTGAGCCAGGAAGAAAAGGAATTCCCTCTGGCTTATTCTATGGTTGTGCATCATAAG GTGCAAAACTTTGAACGTCTCCTGCGTGCGATCTATGCACCTCAGAACATATACTGTGTTCACGTGGACAAAAAATCCAAACCCTCAGTCGTAGCCGCCATCATGGCAATTACTTCCTGTTTCCCAAATGTCCTTATGGTCAGCCGTCGTGTGAGCGTGGTCTATGCCGGCTGGCCACGTGTGCAGGCTGACCTCAACTGTATGGCCAACCTCTATAATTCCACAACAAAATGGAAATATTTCATCAACCTTTGTGGCCAGGATTTCCCGCTGAAAACCAACTTGGAGATTGTGAGGACGTTAAAGGCGCTGAGGGGTGGGAACAGCTTGGAGTCGGAGAAAATGCCAAATGAGAAAAGGTGGAGGATGACATATACACACCAGATAGTTGATGGGATATTACAG CGTACAGGAAACACCAAAGGTCCACCTCCCTTCAACCTGCCCATTTTTTCAGGAAATGCTTATATTGTGGTTAGCCGAGGCTACATTCGCAACGTGTTGGAGGACAGCCGAATTCTTGCACTGATGGAATGGTTCAAAGATACGTATAGTCCTGATGAGTTTTTGTGGGCAACCATCCAGAGAATACCTGGTGTTTCTGGTTCAACACGACCCCACTACAAATACGACATGTCAGACATCAATGCTGTCGCACGGTTAGTGAAGTGGCTGTCACTTGAACATCAAAATGATGCCGCATATCCAGCATGCCAGGGAAACCATGTTAGGACCATATGTGTGTACAGCGCAGGAGACCTGGAGTGGATGATCAAGCAGCACCACCTGTTTGCTAATAAGTTTGATGCAGACAAAGATCCTATTCCAATCTACTGCTTGGAGAAATATCTGAGACACAAGGCTTTGTCTGATGGACTGTAG